A genomic segment from Lutibacter sp. A80 encodes:
- a CDS encoding deoxynucleoside kinase: MHVAIAGNIGAGKTTLTKLLAKHYNWEPHFESVEENPYLDDFYGEMERWSFNLQVYFLNSRFRQILEIRESGKNIIQDRTIYEDARIFAPNLHAMGLMPNRDYQNYDSLFELMERLVTPPDLLIYLRASIQTLVGQIHKRGRDYENSISIDYLSRLNERYEAWITKYTKGKLLIIDVDNLDFVSNPEDLGSIIDKIDAQINGLF; the protein is encoded by the coding sequence ATGCACGTAGCCATTGCTGGTAATATAGGAGCAGGTAAAACCACTCTAACCAAACTCTTAGCAAAACATTACAATTGGGAACCACACTTTGAGTCTGTAGAAGAAAATCCTTATTTAGATGATTTTTACGGAGAAATGGAACGTTGGTCTTTTAATTTACAAGTTTATTTTTTAAATAGTAGATTTCGCCAAATATTAGAAATTCGAGAAAGCGGTAAAAACATAATTCAAGATAGAACTATTTATGAAGATGCCCGCATTTTTGCTCCAAACCTACATGCTATGGGCTTAATGCCTAATAGAGATTACCAAAATTACGATTCTCTTTTTGAACTTATGGAACGTTTGGTAACACCTCCAGATTTATTAATTTATTTAAGAGCTTCTATTCAAACTTTAGTAGGTCAAATACATAAAAGAGGTAGAGACTATGAAAATTCTATTAGTATAGACTATTTAAGTAGGCTAAACGAACGTTATGAGGCTTGGATTACAAAATACACCAAAGGGAAATTATTAATTATTGATGTTGACAATTTAGACTTTGTTAGCAATCCTGAAGATTTAGGGTCTATAATTGATAAAATTGATGCTCAAATAAACGGTTTATTTTAA
- a CDS encoding response regulator transcription factor codes for MPKTIKILLAEDEPSLGQIIKESLETRNFEVLLCADGEEAYTTYKSEKPLLLVLDIMMPKKDGFTLAEDIRKEDQDIPIIFLTAKSLTEDVVKGFNLGGNDYLKKPFSMEELIVRINALLKRNKSNDTTEPIQLGKFIFDLKKQTLQFDSHIENLTHREAHLLHNLAKNKNQILDRSIILKKLWGDDDFFNARSMDVFITKLRKKLKLDPTIQIINVRGYGYKLIY; via the coding sequence ATGCCTAAAACAATAAAAATACTATTAGCAGAAGATGAACCTTCTTTAGGACAAATTATTAAAGAAAGTTTAGAAACTCGTAATTTTGAAGTATTGCTTTGTGCAGATGGAGAAGAAGCATATACTACCTATAAATCTGAAAAACCTTTACTGTTGGTTTTGGACATTATGATGCCCAAAAAAGATGGTTTTACTCTAGCAGAAGACATACGAAAAGAAGATCAAGATATTCCTATTATTTTTTTAACAGCAAAATCTTTAACCGAAGATGTTGTTAAAGGTTTTAATTTAGGAGGTAACGATTATTTAAAAAAACCTTTTAGTATGGAAGAACTTATTGTTAGAATTAATGCTCTTTTAAAACGAAACAAAAGCAACGATACTACAGAACCTATACAACTTGGAAAATTTATTTTCGATTTAAAAAAACAAACCCTACAGTTTGATTCTCATATAGAAAACCTAACACATAGAGAAGCGCACTTACTTCACAATTTAGCAAAAAATAAGAATCAAATTTTAGATCGTTCAATTATTCTAAAGAAATTATGGGGTGATGATGATTTTTTTAACGCAAGAAGTATGGATGTTTTTATAACAAAACTTCGAAAAAAACTAAAACTAGACCCTACAATCCAAATAATTAATGTGAGAGGCTATGGTTATAAGCTAATTTATTAA